The proteins below come from a single Miscanthus floridulus cultivar M001 chromosome 1, ASM1932011v1, whole genome shotgun sequence genomic window:
- the LOC136539418 gene encoding probable inactive shikimate kinase like 2, chloroplastic — translation MRIGPAAAANMAACSSVPCSFPTKPDPHRRGRNTLPSSHLPRLPGTQFRRFRSLSAAAAPSASRLRPRASVSASAAPSKDYEFTDGNGEVELRLDIQKLGIESSRDVFVDVNDTSLLIRAKSDGTLRTLMNVQTLFDRIKSSETIWFIDEDQLVVNMKKVEQELKWPDIDESWESLTSGITQLLTGISVHIVGDSTDINEAVAKEIAEGIGYLPVCTSELLESATQKSIDTWVASEGVDTVAEAESVVLESLSSHVRTVVATLGGKQGAASRFDRWQYLHSGFTVWLSVSNASDEAAAREEARKSVSSGSVSYAKADVVVKLGGWDPEYTRAVAQGCLVALKQLTLADKKLAGKKSLYIRLGCRGDWPNIEPPGWDPESDAPPTNI, via the exons ATGAGGATAGGGCCAGCGGCAGCAGCAAACATGGCTGCTTGCTCCTCCGTTCCCTGCTCCTTCCCCACCAAGCCAGACCCTCACCGCCGGGGCCGCAACACCCTCCCAAGCTCTCATCTCCCTCGGCTCCCTGGTACCCAGTTTCGTCGGTTTCGATCACTctcggccgccgccgcgccgtcggCGAGTCGCCTCCGCCCACGAGCCTCCGTGTCCGCGTCGGCCGCCCCGTCCAAGGACTACGAG TTCACTGATGGAAACGGAGAGGTTGAGCTGAGACTGGACATCCAAAAGCTTGGGATAGAGAGTTCGAGAGATGTTTTTGTTGACGTCAATGATACATCTCTACTGATCAGAGCCAAGTCTGATGGGACACTGAGGACTTTGATGAATGTCCAAACACTGTTTGATAGGATTAAGTCTTCCGAGACCATATG GTTCATCGATGAGGACCAATTGGTGGTGAATATGAAGAAAGTAGAGCAAGAGTTGAAATGGCCTGATATAGATGAATCCTGGGAATCCCTTACATCTGGGATCACCCAGTTATTGACAGGGATCAGTGTCCACATTGTTGGTGATTCCACAGACATTAATGAGGCAGTTGCTAAAGAGATAGCTGAGGGCATTGG GTACCTTCCGGTTTGCACAAGTGAGCTGTTAGAGAGCGCCACTCAAAAATCGATTGATACAT GGGTGGCTTCCGAAGGAGTGGACACGGTAGCTGAAGCAGAATCAGTTGTCTTGGAAAGCCTTAGCAG CCATGTCCGCACTGTAGTTGCAACTCTGGGGGGCAAGCAAGGAGCAGCCAGCAGATTCGACCGATGGCAGTACCTTCATTCTGGGTTCACGGTTTGGCTATCGGTGTCCAACGCAAGTG ACGAAGCTGCTGCGAGAGAAGAAGCCCGAAAAAGCGTGAGCAGTGGAAGCGTTTCTTACGCGAAGGCggacgtggtggtgaagcttggcgGGTGGGACCCGGAGTACACGCGAGCTGTTGCGCAGGGCTGCCTCGTCGCCCTCAAGCAGCTAACCTTAGCAGACAAGAAGCTGGCAG GGAAGAAGAGCCTCTACATCAGGCTAGGTTGCAGAGGCGATTGGCCCAACATCGAGCCTCCAGGCTGGGACCCTGAATCCGACGCCCCACCAACCAACATCTGA
- the LOC136539401 gene encoding probable inactive poly [ADP-ribose] polymerase SRO1 isoform X1, protein MATMNGKALGKCGRNINSLKRKRESPAAYDADVFRTSELHQHPVNDSAVRFHVDQDRKAKIVCHFNKQVLQSYKNFMSSAPPKRILLRKGAVWKDIPEKIVKLAQADFRAKKTVTETGYQNHLFLLDFAHMTFIDTKTGLQRPIAWIDENGKRYFPESFMQDQKLFIKKDFGNGNPEYISVEPNGTREMNNQLGTSESSAESSNFDSSTEDVSSPKRARAEKNSIIKNYCDMGEAIGENEPCTLLPTVCNLLPHQANPGEVSRAQRTIEAVEKLLLQGMGSVIESKDIIGIFRTPLLDDHKQVRYHIHQKQVQVTGCHRGNANVRYAWLPCSKSTVHEMMLNGVLQVHRPPIKCAAYGEGTLLTPANRSDACVKYSDVDENGIVHMMLCRVIMGNVEIVHPGSSQHRPSSDYFDSGVDDLKNPQHYIVWDMNMNRHIYSEFVVIVKLPSKTKDSFVTQEDCQNSSDLSLVLNSSSPDCISEEMNLEAPPALGGGCAAPMLGDSMEKAPSSPWMPFSMLFAAISTKVSPENMDMVISCYEEFKIKKISRGELVKKLRHVVGDRVLISTIMRLQDKLPPVERREALDASAAKMVARRGMQKGGTSRLVDIKPCGKHQL, encoded by the exons ATGGCTACGATGAACGGAAAGGCATTGGGTAAATGTGGAAGGAACATAAATAGTCTCAAGAGAAAGCGGGAGAGCCCCGCTGCATATGATGCTGACGTATTCCGCACCTCTGAATTGCATCAGCACCCTGTCAATGATTCTGCTGTTAGGTTTCATGTTGATCAAGACCGCAAGGCAAAGATCGTGTGCCACTTCAACAAGCAGGTTTTGCAGAGCTATAAGAACTTCATGAGTAGTGCACCACCTAAGCGTATTTTGCTTCGCAAAGGTGCTGTCTGGAAAGACATTCCAGAAAAGATTGTCAAATTGGCCCAAGCCGACTTCAGGGCAAAAAAGACGGTCACAGAAACAGGATATCAGAACCATCTATTTTTGCTGGATTTTGCCCATATGACATTCATAGACACAAAGACAGGTCTTCAGAGGCCTATTGCTTGGATCGATGAAAATGGAAAGCGCTACTTCCCGGAATCATTTATGCAAGATCAGAAATTATTTATCAAGAAAGATTTTGGCAACGGAAATCCTGAGTACATTAGTGTTGAGCCAAATGGGACACGAGAAATGAATAACCAGCTTGGAACATCAGAAAGTTCTGCAGAAAGCTCAAACTTTGATTCAAGTACTGAAGATGTTTCCAGCCCTAAGAGAGCTAGGGCTGAAAAGAATTCCATCATAAAAAATTACTGTGATATGGGAGAAGCTATTGGAGAAAATGAGCCATGCACTTTGCTGCCTACAGTCTGTAACCTACTACCACACCAAGCTAATCCGGGTGAGGTATCACGTGCTCAGCGCACTATTGAAGCCGTGGAGAAGCTGTTGCTGCAGGGGATGGGTTCAGTTATTGAATCCAAGGACATTATTGGAATCTTCAGGACTCCATTATTGGATGACCACAAACAAGTCCGTTACCATATTCACCAAAAGCAAGTACAGGTTACTGGATGTCATCGTGGAAACGCAAATGTCCGTTATGCATGGCTTCCTTGCTCCAAAAGCACTGTGCATGAAATGATGCTGAATGGTGTTTTACAAGTTCATAGGCCGCCCATTAAGTGTGCAGCCTATGGAGAGGGCACCCTCCTTACACCAGCAAATCGTTCTGATGCCTG TGTGAAATACTCTGATGTTGATGAAAATGGCATTGTCCATATGATGTTGTGCCGTGTTATAATGGGGAACGTAGAAATAGTTCACCCTGGATCTAGTCAGCACCGACCTAGTAGTGACTATTTTGATAGTGGAGTAGATGACCTTAAAAACCCACAACATTACATTGTGTGGGATATGAATATGAATAGGCACATCTATTCTGAGTTTGTAGTCATCGTCAAATTGCCTTCTAAAACCAAAG ATTCCTTCGTTACGCAAGAAGACTGTCAGAATTCATCTGATCTGTCACTGGTGTTGAATTCTAGTTCACCCGACTGTATTTCAGAG GAGATGAACCTGGAGGCACCTCCAGCATTGGGAGGTGGATGTGCAGCCCCCATGCTAGGAGATTCGATGGAAAAGGCTCCAAGCTCACCTTGGATGCCTTTCTCCATGTTGTTTGCAGCGATCTCTACTAAAGTGTCTCCTGAGAATATGGACATGGTTATTAGTTGCTATGAAGAGTTTAAG ATCAAGAAAATAAGCCGAGGTGAACTTGTAAAGAAGCTGAGGCATGTAGTTGGTGATAGAGTGCTAATATCGACGATAATGCGTCTCCAAGATAAG TTACCTCCAGTGGAGAGGCGTGAGGCACTGGACGCATCAGCAGCGAAGATGGTGGCGAGGAGAGGAATGCAGAAGGGAGGAACCAGCCGACTTGTTGACATAAAGCCATGTGGGAAGCATCAACTATGA
- the LOC136539401 gene encoding inactive poly [ADP-ribose] polymerase RCD1-like isoform X2, whose product MATMNGKALGKCGRNINSLKRKRESPAAYDADVFRTSELHQHPVNDSAVRFHVDQDRKAKIVCHFNKQVLQSYKNFMSSAPPKRILLRKGAVWKDIPEKIVKLAQADFRAKKTVTETGYQNHLFLLDFAHMTFIDTKTGLQRPIAWIDENGKRYFPESFMQDQKLFIKKDFGNGNPEYISVEPNGTREMNNQLGTSESSAESSNFDSSTEDVSSPKRARAEKNSIIKNYCDMGEAIGENEPCTLLPTVCNLLPHQANPGEVSRAQRTIEAVEKLLLQGMGSVIESKDIIGIFRTPLLDDHKQVRYHIHQKQVQVTGCHRGNANVRYAWLPCSKSTVHEMMLNGVLQVHRPPIKCAAYGEGTLLTPANRSDACVKYSDVDENGIVHMMLCRVIMGNVEIVHPGSSQHRPSSDYFDSGVDDLKNPQHYIVWDMNMNRHIYSEFVVIVKLPSKTKDSFVTQEDCQNSSDLSLVLNSSSPDCISEEMNLEAPPALGGGCAAPMLGDSMEKAPSSPWMPFSMLFAAISTKVSPENMDMVISCYEEFKIKKISRGELVKKLRHVVGDRVLISTIMRLQDKP is encoded by the exons ATGGCTACGATGAACGGAAAGGCATTGGGTAAATGTGGAAGGAACATAAATAGTCTCAAGAGAAAGCGGGAGAGCCCCGCTGCATATGATGCTGACGTATTCCGCACCTCTGAATTGCATCAGCACCCTGTCAATGATTCTGCTGTTAGGTTTCATGTTGATCAAGACCGCAAGGCAAAGATCGTGTGCCACTTCAACAAGCAGGTTTTGCAGAGCTATAAGAACTTCATGAGTAGTGCACCACCTAAGCGTATTTTGCTTCGCAAAGGTGCTGTCTGGAAAGACATTCCAGAAAAGATTGTCAAATTGGCCCAAGCCGACTTCAGGGCAAAAAAGACGGTCACAGAAACAGGATATCAGAACCATCTATTTTTGCTGGATTTTGCCCATATGACATTCATAGACACAAAGACAGGTCTTCAGAGGCCTATTGCTTGGATCGATGAAAATGGAAAGCGCTACTTCCCGGAATCATTTATGCAAGATCAGAAATTATTTATCAAGAAAGATTTTGGCAACGGAAATCCTGAGTACATTAGTGTTGAGCCAAATGGGACACGAGAAATGAATAACCAGCTTGGAACATCAGAAAGTTCTGCAGAAAGCTCAAACTTTGATTCAAGTACTGAAGATGTTTCCAGCCCTAAGAGAGCTAGGGCTGAAAAGAATTCCATCATAAAAAATTACTGTGATATGGGAGAAGCTATTGGAGAAAATGAGCCATGCACTTTGCTGCCTACAGTCTGTAACCTACTACCACACCAAGCTAATCCGGGTGAGGTATCACGTGCTCAGCGCACTATTGAAGCCGTGGAGAAGCTGTTGCTGCAGGGGATGGGTTCAGTTATTGAATCCAAGGACATTATTGGAATCTTCAGGACTCCATTATTGGATGACCACAAACAAGTCCGTTACCATATTCACCAAAAGCAAGTACAGGTTACTGGATGTCATCGTGGAAACGCAAATGTCCGTTATGCATGGCTTCCTTGCTCCAAAAGCACTGTGCATGAAATGATGCTGAATGGTGTTTTACAAGTTCATAGGCCGCCCATTAAGTGTGCAGCCTATGGAGAGGGCACCCTCCTTACACCAGCAAATCGTTCTGATGCCTG TGTGAAATACTCTGATGTTGATGAAAATGGCATTGTCCATATGATGTTGTGCCGTGTTATAATGGGGAACGTAGAAATAGTTCACCCTGGATCTAGTCAGCACCGACCTAGTAGTGACTATTTTGATAGTGGAGTAGATGACCTTAAAAACCCACAACATTACATTGTGTGGGATATGAATATGAATAGGCACATCTATTCTGAGTTTGTAGTCATCGTCAAATTGCCTTCTAAAACCAAAG ATTCCTTCGTTACGCAAGAAGACTGTCAGAATTCATCTGATCTGTCACTGGTGTTGAATTCTAGTTCACCCGACTGTATTTCAGAG GAGATGAACCTGGAGGCACCTCCAGCATTGGGAGGTGGATGTGCAGCCCCCATGCTAGGAGATTCGATGGAAAAGGCTCCAAGCTCACCTTGGATGCCTTTCTCCATGTTGTTTGCAGCGATCTCTACTAAAGTGTCTCCTGAGAATATGGACATGGTTATTAGTTGCTATGAAGAGTTTAAG ATCAAGAAAATAAGCCGAGGTGAACTTGTAAAGAAGCTGAGGCATGTAGTTGGTGATAGAGTGCTAATATCGACGATAATGCGTCTCCAAGATAAG CCGTAA